AGTGTAgggataattttttaatttcaaatgtATTTTGTAACTCTCATCGTAGATATagatatttttcattttctaatTCTTGATCTGTCAAATTTGAAGGTACTTCAATGTGGTAAAAATCTTCATTTTTTGTACTCTACTAATTTTGAAATGTTGATTATTTTTAGCTCAAATCTTCTAACAAAATAATTGATTAGCATATGATATTAATTAGAGGTATCTACTACTTTGTCTAGATTTATTTTTAGTCAAATAGCAgtttgaatggatttttaaaattaatcaaaaGGAAAATTAATTTGGTGAAGGTTTAGGTAAATAGAAATTTCAAACCTGATCAAACTAATTGTATCGAAAAAGTGCTATAGTATTTACATTTACATTACATTCGATTGATAATAGAAATATATGATTAAACTGATAAACACAATATTTTAGGGGAAATTTTatgcaatttttttatatatatttacattatcatatttcaatcttaGTAATATATCTTTCATTTTTTGGTAAtttgaatcaattttttttatcggaATTGCTGACATGACATTATTCACATCAAAACAACAAGAATAATTACATCAGTCGAAAGGactaaaattaccaaaaatacaaatataacggattaaaactgaaatttaacGAGATAGAATATCAAAATCAcgaaaaaacaaaatttttttataatcataatataagaaatgtaaaattttaaatttgataaatcTATCTATTGTCTTTTAAGATAATAACGTTGGCATGAATGTATGCCTGCATGCAGATGACAAAGGATCAATTCATCGAACTTGCGAGAAGTTCAGGAAAATTTGATGAGGAAAGCCTGGAATTCCAGAAGCGAATCCTTCACTCCTCCGGCATCGGCGATGAGACCTACGTCCCCAAATCCATCGGTTCGCCGGAGAACATAGTCACCATGAAAGAAGGGCGAGCAGAAGCATCCACAGTCATGTTCGGCGCTCTGGATGAGCTCTTCGAGAAGTCTAAAGTCCGGCCGAAAGACATCGGCGTCCTGGTCGTCAATTGCAGCATCTTCAACCCCACGCCATCTCTCTCCGCCATGATAATAAACCACTACAAGCTAAGGGGAAACATTCTGAGCTTCAATCTGGGGGGGATGGGTTGCAGCGCTGGGATCATTGCCATAGATTTGGGGCGCGACATGCTTCTCGCGAATCCTAATAATTATGCTGTGGTGGTGAGTACGGAGATGGTGGCGTACAACTGGTATCCTGGGAAGGATAGATCGATGCTGATCCCTAATTGTTACTCCAGAATGGGTTGCTCCGCCGTGCTCCTCTCCAATCGCCGCCGTGACTACCGCCGTTCCAAGTACCGACTGGAGCATATAGTTCGCACCCATAAGGGAGCTGACGATCGGAGCTTCGGGTATGTATTTATCCCTTCATTTTTATCGCATACCgagttttttcttttttggttTGTGTTGCAATATAATTGAGTGTCGATCGTCTTCATCTATGTAATGATATAATTACTCTCACTTTAATCATAATCTCGTGCTTATAGTTTGTGAATGATTTTGTATACTTATCATCATTCATTCCCTTCTTGTCAGGAGCATCCGACAAGAAGAAGACAGCGAGAGATTCAGAGGAATAAAAATCAGCAAAGACTTGATCGAAATAGGCGCAGATGCCCTCAAAGCCAACATCACCACGCTCGGTCCTCTCGTCCTCCCATTCTCCGAGCAGCTCCTCTTCTTCTCCACCCTAATCTGGAGAATCCTCTCCCGCAACGGTGGAAATTCCAAGCCCACGAAGCCATACATCCCCGATTACAAGCTTGCGTTCGAGCACTTCTGCGTGCACGCAGCGAGCAAGACTGTGcttgatgagctgcagaggaaCTTGGGACTCAGCGACAAGAACCTCGAGGCGTCTCGTGCCATGCTGCACAGGTTTGGTAACACATCGAGCAGTAGCATTTGGTACGAGCTGGCGTACCTGGAGGCAAAGGACAAGTGAAGGGTGGCGACCGTGTATGGCAGCTCGCTTTCGGGTCTGGTTTGAAATGTAACAGTGCTGTCTGGAAGTCCCTGAGGGGGATCAAGAAGCCTGGGAGGAACCCGTGGATGGAGTGTATCGATAGGTATCCTCAGCCTGGATTGTAGGCTGGTCTGGTCCCTTTCCCTGGTAAGAATTTTTGGCCAATTTCAAGAGTGATCAGCATCTTGGATTGGTTGATTTGATTGTTGCATTTGTTCTCTTGTTATTCTCTAATTGCTTTAATTCTGTGTCAAAGTTTGAGGTTATTTTCAGACACTGATGGCTATAAATTAGTTGAGATTTGTTCTGCATTTTCATGTATTTTGTGTTTTGTCTTTACAGGTACATGACGAGCAACGTGTTACCAGCAAATTTGAGGTTTTACATATAACATTAGTAGCTACACTCTCGAGCTATGTTTTAAGTTTGTGTTTGGTTGGAATAATAttatagaaataataaaaaatcacaaATTATAATATGATCATGAAAGTGATGTGGTAGGATGAAATGGATTGCTAATACAATATTTGAGAAGTGACTAGGTTGGGACACAATATATATGTGATTGAAAGGTGAATTGTCATTATACCTTCTGATTATTGCATTTTTATGGTCAAAATTGTACATTATTTCCCTCTGGCGAACGAAAGaggattatatatatatcatgtggTTTGCTAGTACTCCGAGCATTTTGGGTTTGAATAAATAGGCACTAAGTATAAACCAATCTGACGATGAATGATATTAACTTCATTCTCTAAATGAAGGCAATTACATGTGAACTCTTGATCAAAGTAAGATTGATCTGGGAAATTATTTGACGAATAGATTTTAAATAACACTTCATCATGATTATTACTACATGATATCAAATTTGGACTGAGATTTCAAATCCATGATTTGTGTAAGACGAAATAATCATTCATGATCCTATTTGCAATAATAAAGTGAAATTTTTGACATAACAAAATTGACTCGTTAGAACATGTAACAAAAGTTTCCCAAAATTAAAGATGGCATTTGTTTCACGCAATTTCACTTTCAAAATACAGGGAAACATGAATATTTTGTAGCAAATGCTCAATGAAGTAACATTCTTCCCTACACCACAAGCAAAGCACAATTAATGACATTTTTTATAACACAAATACCAAAAGGGAATATGAGTGACCATGAAATGTAATGGAAATGTTAAAGTATGAAACATATACGTACTCaataaacccaaaaaaaaatcaattaataaaactttaatttataaaacataaaaaatttgAGCATTCTTTCATCACAGTGAAGCCAGACTTCAACTAAAAATACAGGAGAGATCAAGGGATAAAATAATTTCCTCTCCATATGCTATTTTATTTAGTTTGCTTGTTCATTACATACAAGCGAGTCTTATTCAAGGAGAGCACAAATTTTCATCGTCATCACACATTAGTCTCGATATCAAACTAGTTCGAACAGATTTTTTTCAGGCTAACCAGTCGTCATCCATGGCTTCAATTTCCTCAATGTCCATGCTGCATTGTCACAAAGACAGAAATTGCAAAGGCATTCAATTGTAAGAGATCTTAATGATAATAAAAGAAAAGGAATCCAAAAGTGGCAGGAGATATCAGGGATAAACCAGAAAATTTTGGCAAGATAGTGTTGCACACAGTGCTACACAAATTCTCTGGTCATATTAAACAATGAAAAATCGAgggacaaaatatttttttaggcaTTACTATAAAACAAGGAATGTTACAGGAAACAATGTAGTAGTAATTGGTAAAAAATTTTGGAATCAAATTGTGCCTGGCCTAAACAGGAATAGGGCTAAGAACCTTTATGACTAGATCAACCTCATAGGTTATATGGCCATATCCAACCGATCCAAAATGAAAGATAAATCCAACAATTTTCAGGTGAACATTAAATTATTTCTCAAGATTAATTCTTACCAAGGCAAAGCAGGCTCTTGCAAGTATTCATCTGAGCAACAATCGTTCAGATCGCGCAAGCAGCTCTCGTTTGCATTTAGCCAGGCAGGATATTCCATAACTTCATCCTCTGGCTTAATTTCCTTCAAGAACTTGAGCCACCAAGCAGATGTCACtaaattcatagtgtcattCCATTCCATCTGGTACTGCTCCCCAATCGACCTGATCTCTGCCATCTCCTTGTCATCCAAAGCTGAACGCAAGCCAGAATCACCGAATTCGGTCACCTCAGCCGAAACCACAGTAGGTGGCACCGCCATGCTTGGAATTTCCTCCGTGGCAAGGGAAGAAGATGTTGAAGCGGAAGAAGAGGAGTAAACTGATGAAGATTTGCTTATACCATTACAAGGGGTGTCCAAAAGGTTGAAATCTTGAAGATTGAGGTTGAGACCTAGCGTTTGGCTTGGTAGAATAAAATTGAGATTTTCTTGGATAAGTGATGGAGGTGCAATTGTCGAAACAGGCCAAGAATAAAGGGAACACAAGCCTTGTGAGCAATATAAATGGCCTAGATTCTCGATCGGAAAATTGCTGGTAGTAGAAGAATTAGAAGCATAAATTCTTGGATTCCTCCTAGACATTAATTTGGCCTCCTGTTCTAAGGAAAGTTGATTAGATAAGGGCCCCAATGGCGGCATTTCAGAACCTGATTCGAACTGCTGCTGCTGTTGCTGTTGTTTTTCACTTGCTTGTTTCATTGCCGCTCTATGAAATTTAAGAGCAGCAACAATTTCTCTTCGGGCTTCAGCCATATTTAGCAGCCTTTCTTGATAAGGCCGGCTTGTGTGAAGCCTTCTCCTCACTTGTTTTTTATGCTGTTGTGGAGATTTTTCTTGTTTATGATTAGAAAATCCATAACCAATCCCAGTTGAATTTTGGTTGCTGGAAACCAGTTCTCCCTCAACCGGTTCTCCCTCTGAATTCTCAACCACCTTATTATTCAATGAATCTTTGGTTCTTGAAGAGGTCAATTCCTTAACAAGGGTACGAATGTAAGTACCAGACAGATGGGGTTCTTCCAAATTTTCATTATAATCTACTTCCACCACTCCATCTTTTGTTTTCGGAGAAGATTTTCCCCTCATTTTTTGTGCAAAATTTGGTTTTCTAGTAAAGAAGTTTATATGGAATGAAGGGTTGGAAAGGGGAAAAGGTGGTTCTGAAGATAATTTTATGCACTTTATATGGGGGCCAAAGCACAGAATGCAGAGAGGGTAGAGGTCAAGATGAAAGGAGTGCTCGTGGGTGCTATAAATAGCTGGTGACATGGTCTAGGGTTTTTAAATCTTTTGGAGTTTTCCCTGTTTTGGAAAACTACCAGGATTTTTAACTCCCCGTTTTACTGGCAGTAGGTGGAGATTTCACAATTCAATTTGACCTTCTCTTTGGTTTTAAACAAAAGAATATATATACTAATAATTATAACCATGAATTGCCCCGTGAATATGGCGATAAGCAACTCAGACTTCAATGGTTGCTAGAGGGCATTGGTCACATAAATTACTAGCTTACTAGCCCAAGATTAAGATGGGTAAACAGGTACAACCCCAAGCATTTCATCATATCACTAGCTTAAATGCAACCCCATGAACACAAACTCTGGTCTCAATCAGATAAtacattttcttcttcatcctTGGATGAATATTAAACTTGTAACacgtttaaatttttttatacaaacGCCAGGCAGTTCAATTGATAAGCCAATTTGCATAGGACACCTAGTTTTTTCCATTCAAAGCATTTGACAAGTCCTAAACTTGGCTTTATCCTTATCTTAGTTGCTTACATGATCACTACAAACCGACCCCTATATTTTATCTTACTCTGCCCTAACTCTCAGGAGCCTAAACTAAGTCACAAGGAGAAGGGAAATTTGGGCATTTGACAAGGTTTGTT
This region of Primulina eburnea isolate SZY01 chromosome 14, ASM2296580v1, whole genome shotgun sequence genomic DNA includes:
- the LOC140811575 gene encoding LOW QUALITY PROTEIN: 3-ketoacyl-CoA synthase 10-like (The sequence of the model RefSeq protein was modified relative to this genomic sequence to represent the inferred CDS: inserted 1 base in 1 codon), which codes for MARAEQHMLSTEIVNRGIESSGPDAGSKTFSVRVRRRLPEFVNSVNLKYVKLGYHYLINHGVYLATIPLMLLVFGAEVGSLSTEDLWRRVWDSTLKYDLAAVLGFVALFVFTLCVYFMTRPRAIYLVDFACYKPQDDLKMTKDQFIELARSSGKFDEESLEFQKRILHSSGIGDETYVPKSIGSPENIVTMKEGRAEASTVMFGALDELFEKSKVRPKDIGVLVVNCSIFNPTPSLSAMIINHYKLRGNILSFNLGGMGCSAGIIAIDLGRDMLLANPNNYAVVVSTEMVAYNWYPGKDRSMLIPNCYSRMGCSAVLLSNRRRDYRRSKYRLEHIVRTHKGADDRSFGSIRQEEDSERFRGIKISKDLIEIGADALKANITTLGPLVLPFSEQLLFFSTLIWRILSRNGGNSKPTKPYIPDYKLAFEHFCVHAASKTVLDELQRNLGLSDKNLEASRAMLHRFGNTSSSSIWYELAYLEAKDXVKGGDRVWQLAFGSGLKCNSAVWKSLRGIKKPGRNPWMECIDRYPQPGL
- the LOC140812300 gene encoding uncharacterized protein, which codes for MSPAIYSTHEHSFHLDLYPLCILCFGPHIKCIKLSSEPPFPLSNPSFHINFFTRKPNFAQKMRGKSSPKTKDGVVEVDYNENLEEPHLSGTYIRTLVKELTSSRTKDSLNNKVVENSEGEPVEGELVSSNQNSTGIGYGFSNHKQEKSPQQHKKQVRRRLHTSRPYQERLLNMAEARREIVAALKFHRAAMKQASEKQQQQQQQFESGSEMPPLGPLSNQLSLEQEAKLMSRRNPRIYASNSSTTSNFPIENLGHLYCSQGLCSLYSWPVSTIAPPSLIQENLNFILPSQTLGLNLNLQDFNLLDTPCNGISKSSSVYSSSSASTSSSLATEEIPSMAVPPTVVSAEVTEFGDSGLRSALDDKEMAEIRSIGEQYQMEWNDTMNLVTSAWWLKFLKEIKPEDEVMEYPAWLNANESCLRDLNDCCSDEYLQEPALPCMDIEEIEAMDDDWLA